The DNA window CAAAAACGTTTCCTGAAAATTGAAGAGAATCCTGGCAGACTCCTCATACCGGGACGAAGGGATAATCGTTCCCGACACCGCAATCTGGCACCAGGCAGAAAAGTGTCCGGGTTTTCCAACATCCTAGAGCCCACAGCCTCGCTATGGCAGGCTTCACCACTAAGCCATATTGACCAGACTTTGTCCGGTCTCATCATGCACACTGTGATGGTCAACCGATGGTGGTGCACCGCACCACCCGAGACGACAATGCGTCACACTCTTAACAGGGAGGTTCCCGTGCGTGCATTCACGATCATCGCCATGGCGTTTCTGTTTGTGTGCGTAGGCATTCAAGGTGTGGCTCACGCCAATGAGATGAAAGCCGCGGTCGAAGACATGAAGGGCAAAGCGAACGCAAACGTTGAGAAGGCCAAAGGAGAAGTGAAAGCCCTGACTGAAGAGGCTAAAGGCAACAAAGTGAAGGGTGCGATGGAACGGGCGAAGGGGAAAACCAAAGCAGCCGGAGAGCGCATCAAAGGCGAGGCGAAAGAACTCAAAGCCAAGACAGAGTAAATCAGCCGAGAGTCTGTCTGCAAAGACCTCTGTGAAGAGGCGACTCTCCATGAGGTCTTTCTATGTGAAACGTCCACGCTATCGGCGGAGAGAGCTACGGGAAAATGATCGCCTGCTCGGCATGGCCGATCGCGTTGAGCGTCGTTTCCACCGCATCGACCATCGGCGGGGGACCGCAGAGAAAGATCACGGTGTCAGGGCCAGGCGGCGGCAGCTGCGCACGCAGCACAACCTCGGTAATACGGCCCCGGCCTTGCGACCAGCCTGCAGGCGGCTCATTTAAGACATGATAGCAATGGAACGTCGCATGCTCGCGCACATCCTCGTCCCATTCCTCTTTGAAGATAATGTCGGCCTCGGCCTTGTTGGCATAGACCAGAAATAATTCGACAGGGAGACTCCTGGCGAGAATCCATCGGATGATGGCAATCATCGGGGTGATGCCTGAGCCTCCGGCCACAAACCCCACCTTCTTTGCCATGCCGTCCACCCAATGGCCGCCAGGATTCGGCCCGCTCATCAGCACCCTCTCCCCGACCTCCCGGTCATGAAGATACTTCGACACCAAGCCGGTCTCGTACCGCTTCACCGTCAGATCGAAGTACCCCGTGGCGCCGGGCATCGACGATGGCGTATAGGGCCGCTTCACCGGTTTCCCGTCGATTGTCGTATGGACGTAGAGGTGGTCGCCAGGCAACAGGTCCAACGTGGCGTCGTCAGGCAAGGCAAAGCAAAACGTCTTTGTATCGTGGGTATCGCGATGAATCGAGGTCAGCTCGTAGGGTGTGGGCGTCTTCGACGTGATGCGCGTGACAGGTGCCGTAGCCATGCCCCCTATCATACGAGCCCAGGGCAACAGTCGCAACAGAAGCAGCGGAGGGGGTAGACGGCAGAGCCTCCGAAGAGCGTATGGCGTATGGCAGGAACAGGAGCCGGAGGTCCTTCTTCGTGCGAGACACGCGAGACTTGCGGAAAAAGTGGGGCAGGTCTGACGAACGACGGTTCGAGGTCACAGAAACTTCGAACCTAGAACTTTAACTGACATCGCCCCCAAAGCCCATCGACTTGCGACCATGCAAGCAGGTGCTATAGTTTGAATACCACTATTTACTCAAATTTATGCAAAAAGAAGGAGGCATCATGGCAAAGCAGCGAAAAATAACGGGAGCGCCATCCACTGCCCCTGAATCGATGGAAGATGAGATCCGGTCTCTTGCCTATCAACTGTACTGTGACGGTGGCTATCAGAATGGTCACGATCTTGAGTACTGGCTGAAGGCCGAGCAGCAAACGATGGTTCGCAGAAAGGCGCACTTGCGCAGAGTTGTCTAACCACCACGAGATTGAGGTGGTTCGTCGGAAGGTCCATGCTCCGAATCCGACCACGATTCCTTCAACAAATCCACATTCCGCCAGGAACGACAATCATGGACAGGGCTGCGGGAATATCGAGCACATAGGACCAGCCAGACCCCACTAGCGAGTACTTCGATAGCCGCCGCCAATCGGGGAGCACCGCCTTTCGTTCGTAGAACAACCAGATCGTGCCAAGCCATTCAAGAAAGCGGATCGGAACCAGCAGCAGATACCAGAGCAACATGGAATGCGTGATGCCCGAATAGGCCATGGAAGCCGCAAAGGCCATTCCGACGACAAGACCGAGGGCAGTCCGGACCGCGCCGAATTTCCAGGGAGCCACGGTGCCGATATTCCGGTACACGTCATTGAGACGGGCTCCGGCATACCCATACCCAGCGAGTTTAATCCCCGTAAATGTGATCGCACCAATGATCGATGGACCGACCGGCATGGAGTTCCCTCCCAACTCTCTGGCATGAGCGCACGCGCTCGCACCCAACACGAAACCCCATTCTCCGCCATTCCAGTCAATCGTCAACCGAAGGATGCATATTGGAATCGAGACAGGCGGGAAACCCGAACGCAGCGGACTCAGACCAGCCAGGCGCGAATGTAGCGCGTAGCAGGAACAGGAGCCGTAGCTCATATGGAAGCGAAGTGGGTCCAGGCACCATTGCGACTGGAGAGAGCAAGAAGGGTCCTGATCCCGTTATTCTTCGCCGCTCTTGGTCACGATGTGTGTCGGAATGCCGTCGAGACTGACCTGGTTCTTCTCCTCCCGATACTGCTTCAACCCCTCCTCGCCTTTCTTCTCGGCCCATTCGTTCAGCAACTCCCGGTCGCCGGTGTAGGACAAATAGGGAACCGCCATCCCGCAAGACGTTTGCACGAGGTCGATCGTCACGTCGAAAATCTGCCTCGCGCCGGGGAACGGAGGAAACAAGGAAAAGAGCTCGCGCCACTCGGGATCGCGCGGATGAACGACTCTCGCGGTGCCATAGAGCCGCAGGATGAGAGGCGGACCGTCAAAGGCACAGAACATCACCGTCATGCGCGGCTGCTGTTGAACATGGGCCGACGTTTCATTGCCGCTCCCGGTGACGTTGAGCCAGACGATTCGCCTGTTGCCGAGTACCAGCAGGGAATCCATGCCCTTGGGAGAGAGATTGATGCGACTGTCCGCCGTGGCGGTCCCGACAAAAAATATCTTCTGCTTGGCAATGAATTGGATATGGGCGTCGGAGAGTTCGCTATATCGTTGAGCCATCGAGTTCTCCCTGCCGTCGAGGGACGATCATAGAGGCAGATCACTGTCCCCAGTGCTTGAGTCTATCGAGGAATTCCTGGCCGTACTGCTTCGCGATCGCTTGCTCCAGGTCCCAGGTGATCGTGCCGACCCGGAGCAAGTCCGAGACTTCGGTGAAATACCGTTCGAGTCCTGCAGGCGACAGCACCAGCACCGTCCCGCCGCTCGCGCCGGACTGATACAGATGCGGGACCCCTTTCGGAATGTAGACAAAGTCGCCGGGAGCCGCCCGATAGACTTCATCGCCGCTATGAATCGTGTAGGCGCCGTCCAGCACATAGAACGCTTCAGCGCCGGTCGGGTGGATGTGCGATGCGGGGCCGACGTTCGGCGGATGGACCATTTCAATCAGCGAGTAGGATTCATCCAACTGCGCGCCAGGGACTTTCACCGTCATCTTCGTCCCGCGAAAGTCGATCGTATGACCTTCGCCTCGCTTGAGACCATACCCGCTCTTGTCACTGGGAATCACGGCAGACCCTCACGCACTCATCGAATTGACCATGTGAGCAACGCTTTCGTGAAACGGGATTGTGGCGGAACAGACCATGCGGTCACGGAGCTGTATCTCTCTCGCCAGAATGTCATGCCTCGCTCATCGGCAAACTCGATGGAGACATCTCCCGCAAGAAAGGCACCCATCATCGCCGAAGTAGCTGACTGGCAAGGCGAAGGCAATCCGATTCAGTTGCTATCCATTTTCTTACTCCCAGGAGCAATCACGCAACGGCTCAAGGGATTTGAATCTTTTCTGGCTTGGAGTATACTTTGCCCATGTCTATTCACCTTCCCCTCAAAGACATGACGCTCCTGGAAAAGCTTGCAGTGATGGAATCCCTCTGGGAGGACCTCAGCAAGACTCCGGACGCCATTGAGTCGCCTGCCTGGCACAAGGATGTCCTTGAAGAACGTCGCCAGCGTACCGCTCAGGGACAATCCACGTTCTCCGATTGGGAAACAGCCAAAGCCGACATTCGCAAACGGCTGTCGTGAAAATCCAGATCCTGGATAGAGCCCAGGACGATCTCATTCACGGTTTTCAATTCTACGAAGCAAGAGAACCAGGCCTCGGCGGATATTTCCTCGACTGCCTCTTTGCCGACATTGACTCCTTGCTGATCTACGCAGGGATTCATCCTCTCGTGTTTACCTACCACCGTTGCCTATCCAAACGCTTCCCCTTCGCCATCTACTACAACATGGACGGAGACCTCGTGCGCGTGCAAGCCGTATTGGACTGCCGTCGAAACCCATCATGGACGAGAACGCGCCTGGAAGCAGAACGTTAGCCGCGCAAAGCCGAGCGCAAGCGAGCCGAGCCAACAGATCCTACGATTTCTGGCCCAGCACTTCCTTGAGCACGACCGCCAGGTCGCGGAGCGCGCGAGCGCCGTCGCCGACGAAGGCCGAGCCATGCATCGTCGCCAGGGTTTTCGGCTGCAGAGCCGCCAGGCGCTGAAGTGTTGGATCCGTGAGCGTGGAATAAGGCATATAGTTGGCCAAGGGGCCCTGCTGATACTCGACCAGCACCTGCCGGCAGCGGCCTATCACATCAGCCTGCGTGGATGCCTCGACATCGCCGGCCTGGTGAAAGAGATCCGAACACAAGAGCGTCCGCTGCGTCTCCTCGAACAACAGGCCCGCCTCCCAGCAATGGGGCACATGCGGCGTATGGAGAAACCGGAAGCGGTACTTGCCGGTGGTCAACACCTCCCCCTCCTGCATCCCCAAGGCAGGCCGCGTCGCCATGCAATCATCGACGCTCACCAGCTTCCCCACCAGACTGCAGACAGCCGTAGACTGCGGGGCCAGAGCTTGCCACTCCGGCAACGACCCACACTCGTCGGCTTCCACATGGCTGAACCCGATCCATCTCACCGTCCGGGGATCCAGCACCGTCGCCACGGCATCACGCACCGCAGCAAACATCCCGCGCGGCCCCGTGTGGAACAGCAACGGTTCGGCATCGCGCACCAGGAATTGATTGAACTGCAAATTGAAATCCGGCACGAGAGTCGAAATGCGGAACAGATCCGGCGCAATCTCTGAAACAGTGGCCATGGCAGCCTCCGAGTATTAAAGAAAAGAGCCGTAGGCTATCGCTCGCACATTAACCTGTCAACGAACCCATCCTGGCAGGATTGGGCGGAACCATGGCGGCATCAGACTGGACGGAAAACCGAACGAAGGCGTGGCCGATAACGGCAGGAACACATCGATCATCACGGAGGTAGCCGACTGGCAGGGGGAAGCCTTCCGGTTAAATAGACTGACAACTTTTCTCATCCCTCTCCGCTCTGTTGTGTCCTCTAAGGTCTAGGGTTAATCCTCGCACACTCCTCACGGAGGTTTACGAATTCAGATGTGTTCTTAACTTGTTTCCATGCCTTATCCACCTCTTCATCCTCATTTATATCGGCGCATGGAACGGTTCCATACTTGACCGCGAGAACGGCCTTTCCGAGATCATTTAAAACCTCCTGCATTTTCACAGGAGTGGTATTTGCGTTTAGCTTGGCTCTCACATAGTACGCAGGTGTGTAATTTGGATCATAGGTAAGAGCATCATTAAGATGTCCGAACGCTTCCTTCCAATTCTTTGATCTGTCAAGTTCCCCGTCAGCACTATGGCTACTCATATATCCAAGCACATAGTGACTTGGGGCAATAGACCTTTCAGCACGAATAGCTTTATTGAAATAAAGCCTGGCTTCCTCCAACTCTTTATTCTTAAAAAGTCGATACCCAATGAGCCAGTCTTCTCTAGAAGTTGCTTTCAGTAGCGGGAGATCGTTTTTTGTATAGGCATAAAGAGCAATGGCCGTCGCCCGTTCAACTTCCTTTTGTCCATCCAGTCGATTATTGACAGCAAACGTGTATTGAAAGAAATGGCTCAAGACTTGGGCTAGTATGCCCATGAAGAAAAAGAATTTATAAATCCTATGCTTCTTGAGCGCATCAGGTGTGCTTGACAGCCCGGAAATTGCTGCGAGTGTCCCTAGCACGAGAACAACGAGTTCGGCTGAAAAGGTTAGCATCGTCTCTCCTATGCTGCCCCCTTAGCGTTAAGTGGGCGTCTCAATTGGCTTGATATGTTTCGCCACCACGAATTCAAGGGAGTGGGCCACTCTATCCCTATGTTCGCAAAAGGGGAATGGTCACTAAAAATGGATTGTTCACGTTTCACCGCACGGCAAGAGTCGACGAAAGGCAGGCTAGCCCTTGAGAAGGAGCGTGTCAACGGACGAATTATAGGAATGTTTGCATTTCGGAGGGAAAAGCAGTGCGCGAAGGCGAGACGAGGATGGGGCTGAGCGAATTACTACGGTTGAAAGCTCGTCGAGGGCCATGTCTGCCGTAAAGCGCTACCAGAAAATCGCCTGCATATCATACTGTCAACGAGCCCATCCGGGCGGGATTGGCTGGAACTGCTGAGGTCTCAGGCTGAGCGGAGAACCGGTAGAAGGCATGGCCGAAGGCGGCAGGAACACATCGATCATCACAGGGGGAGCCGACTCGCGGAGCGAGGCCTTCCGAGTAAATAATCTGCCCATCTCTGTTGTTCTATTTGATGAATTGAAAGACGACAAGTAACGCGAGTGCGAAACCATTCACGTAGAGAGGCAAGTGCAAATCAGTATCCTCTAACAATATGTACCATCTTGTTGAAGAATTCACTTTGCCGACCGATGCCCACGCCGTTCCAAGTTCTGCGTCTTTGTTCCATAAGCGAACTTCCTCAAACTTGATCCCTGGGAAATAGGAATCAAATTGCCGAGCGATCAAAGCCCGTACTTGATCCCACGCAATCTCACTGTTTGGGCTTGTAGATTGACCAGCACCGACCACCAATTCAAACGGATCAAAACCTGCTGGGCTTTTTGATGTAAGGAATGAATGAAGCGTCAGATAACCTGTGTGAGTACCTGCTTCAATCGAGACGCGGTAATCATGCTTCTTTCCAACAAAGGCAAGGATGCTCTCAGGGCTCATGAGATACTGCCGAATCTTCGTCCGAGTAAGCGGAAGCCTTATGGCATAAAACCAATAGCGAAAACCTGCATAGGCCGATGCCAGAGCCAGGATAACCAATAACACCCAAGGGCGATCGAAAGAGCCAAAATCTATCAACGCCGTTTGGACTTTACCGTTTAGATGCCCACCTGCAAGTG is part of the Nitrospirota bacterium genome and encodes:
- a CDS encoding NADH-cytochrome b5 reductase, which translates into the protein MATAPVTRITSKTPTPYELTSIHRDTHDTKTFCFALPDDATLDLLPGDHLYVHTTIDGKPVKRPYTPSSMPGATGYFDLTVKRYETGLVSKYLHDREVGERVLMSGPNPGGHWVDGMAKKVGFVAGGSGITPMIAIIRWILARSLPVELFLVYANKAEADIIFKEEWDEDVREHATFHCYHVLNEPPAGWSQGRGRITEVVLRAQLPPPGPDTVIFLCGPPPMVDAVETTLNAIGHAEQAIIFP
- a CDS encoding DUF2934 domain-containing protein → MAKQRKITGAPSTAPESMEDEIRSLAYQLYCDGGYQNGHDLEYWLKAEQQTMVRRKAHLRRVV
- a CDS encoding pyridoxamine 5'-phosphate oxidase family protein, giving the protein MAQRYSELSDAHIQFIAKQKIFFVGTATADSRINLSPKGMDSLLVLGNRRIVWLNVTGSGNETSAHVQQQPRMTVMFCAFDGPPLILRLYGTARVVHPRDPEWRELFSLFPPFPGARQIFDVTIDLVQTSCGMAVPYLSYTGDRELLNEWAEKKGEEGLKQYREEKNQVSLDGIPTHIVTKSGEE
- a CDS encoding cupin domain-containing protein, which codes for MIPSDKSGYGLKRGEGHTIDFRGTKMTVKVPGAQLDESYSLIEMVHPPNVGPASHIHPTGAEAFYVLDGAYTIHSGDEVYRAAPGDFVYIPKGVPHLYQSGASGGTVLVLSPAGLERYFTEVSDLLRVGTITWDLEQAIAKQYGQEFLDRLKHWGQ
- a CDS encoding addiction module protein; protein product: MSIHLPLKDMTLLEKLAVMESLWEDLSKTPDAIESPAWHKDVLEERRQRTAQGQSTFSDWETAKADIRKRLS
- a CDS encoding type II toxin-antitoxin system RelE/ParE family toxin is translated as MKIQILDRAQDDLIHGFQFYEAREPGLGGYFLDCLFADIDSLLIYAGIHPLVFTYHRCLSKRFPFAIYYNMDGDLVRVQAVLDCRRNPSWTRTRLEAER
- a CDS encoding MBL fold metallo-hydrolase, which codes for MATVSEIAPDLFRISTLVPDFNLQFNQFLVRDAEPLLFHTGPRGMFAAVRDAVATVLDPRTVRWIGFSHVEADECGSLPEWQALAPQSTAVCSLVGKLVSVDDCMATRPALGMQEGEVLTTGKYRFRFLHTPHVPHCWEAGLLFEETQRTLLCSDLFHQAGDVEASTQADVIGRCRQVLVEYQQGPLANYMPYSTLTDPTLQRLAALQPKTLATMHGSAFVGDGARALRDLAVVLKEVLGQKS